The genomic window TGTTCGAGGTGAGCGTCCCGTCGATGCAGGTCGTCGACACCCGCGGCGCCGGCGACTCGCTCACCGCTGGCGTCGCGGCCGTGCTCGCCGCGGGCGGCGGACTCGAGGAGGCGGTGGTCACGGGGACGGCGGCCGGCGCGCTGAACGTCACCCGGCACGGGCTGGGCTCGGGCGACCCGGACGCGATCGCGGCGCTGCGCACGGTCGTGACCGTGCGCGACCTCTAGCCCGTCCGGCTCGGCGGGCGCGGCGTACCCTCGACGGCATGTCTGGAGAGGAGGGCGCCCCGGCGGCCCGGGGCGACTCGGCACGCAGCGACCAGCCGCGGAGCGACCCGCGCGTCGCCGCCGCGCGCTACCGGGCCGAGGGAGAGCGGCCGCCCGACGACGCCCCGCGCGACACCCGCACCGCCGCCGAGATGCGCGCCTGGGCCCGCACCGCGATCGACCTCGCGGTGCAGCGCGGCGAGTTCGACGACCTGCCCCTGGCAGGCAAGCCGCTGCCCGGCCTCGCCGGCGGCACGGTGGACCCCGACTGGTGGATCCGCGGCCTGATCGAGAGGGAGGGGCTCACCGGCCTGGCGCCTCCTGCGCTCTCGCTCCGCACCGAGCACCAGCAGCTCGACGACGTCCTCGACGGTCTCGGCACCGAGGCCGCCGTGCGCTCCCACCTCGACGACTTCAACGCCCGGATCGTGGAGGCGCGGCGCCAGCTGACCGGCGGACCTCCCGTCGTGACCCCCACCCGCGACGTCGACGACGAGCTCAGGAGGTGGCGCGAGCGTCGCGAGGAGCGCCGTGCGGCCCGCGCCGCAGCAGTCCCGCCAGCCCCGCCGACCTGGCGCGAACGGCGCGCGCTGCGCCGCGAGCTGAGGAGGCGGCGGGGCGACGGGTGAGACGTCTCACCCGCCGCCGCTGACCCGGATGAACCTGGGAGCGGACTCGGCTCGGGGGACGAAGCGCGATACAGTCGAACGTTCCCTCCTGACCGACCTACCGTGAGGACCGCCCGCGTGACGACCACCGCCTCCCCGAGCCCGTCAGGTCACGACGCGCACGGACGAGGCGGAGACGCCGCCCCGCTGCTGCGTCCCCGAGGTCGTCGTCGGGCCGAGGCCGCCGTGCTGCCGCAGAGCTGCCGGGCCTCGTTCGTGCAGCCCGAGGCGCTGGTGGACGCGTCCGTCGCCGCAGCCGAGGCCGCCGTCGTGACGGTGCCGGGGCTGAGCGGCCGTCGAGCTGCTCGAGCCGCGCTGTCGGCCCGTGTCGAGCGCCGAGGGGTCCTCGCGCTGGCACGTCGTGAAGCGCGTTCCGACCGGCCGTCGGCCCCTGCCCCCGTCTCGCGCCGCCTCGTCGGGATCGTCAAGAAGGTCTCCGTCGTCGCCGCCCTCGCGGGCTTCGCCGCCAGCGGCACGCTGCCGCTCATCGCCGGGTCCGACCAGCAGGCGCAGGCCGCCGCGGGCGGCTCGGGCTACTCGGCCGCCGCCTCCGCGAGCGGCCAGCAGCACCTCTCCGTCGACGCGACGGTCGTCTCGGACGACGTCGAGCGCGACCAGTACTCGGCGACGTCGATGATCGACGCCCAGACCCAGCTGCTGCAGAACCACACGGCGGCCAGCTCGAGCGAGTGGGACGGCCGGACGACCGCCTCCTACCTGGCCGACCCGCTCTACGACACCCTCGACCGCAGCCAGGTGCTCGCCGTCGCGATGCAGTACATCGGCACGCCCTACGTGCACGGCGGCGAGGACCCGACCAAGTTCGACTGCTCGGGCCTGATCACCTTCGTCTACGCGCAGTTCGGCGTGAAGTTGACGCACTACGTGCCCACCCAGGACACCGAGGGCACGCGCGTCTCGGCCGCCGAGGCGGTGCCCGGCGACCTCGTCGTCTTCGACAACCTCGCCCACGACGGCATCTACGCGGGCAACGGGATGATCCTCGACGCGCCGAAGCCCGGCGGGTTCGTCAGCGTGCGGCCGATCTGGGACTCCCCGCACCACTTCGTGCGCATCGGCGCCTAGCGCGCGGCTCGCCGCTCGCCGCTCGCCCGGACCCGCTGGACCCGCGCGCACCCTCGTGCGCGCCGCGGGGTGCGCGCGGGTTCGACGGGTGCGGGCAGCACGCGGCAGCACGCGGC from Frigoribacterium sp. PvP032 includes these protein-coding regions:
- a CDS encoding C40 family peptidase, which translates into the protein MTTTASPSPSGHDAHGRGGDAAPLLRPRGRRRAEAAVLPQSCRASFVQPEALVDASVAAAEAAVVTVPGLSGRRAARAALSARVERRGVLALARREARSDRPSAPAPVSRRLVGIVKKVSVVAALAGFAASGTLPLIAGSDQQAQAAAGGSGYSAAASASGQQHLSVDATVVSDDVERDQYSATSMIDAQTQLLQNHTAASSSEWDGRTTASYLADPLYDTLDRSQVLAVAMQYIGTPYVHGGEDPTKFDCSGLITFVYAQFGVKLTHYVPTQDTEGTRVSAAEAVPGDLVVFDNLAHDGIYAGNGMILDAPKPGGFVSVRPIWDSPHHFVRIGA
- a CDS encoding DUF1992 domain-containing protein, which gives rise to MSGEEGAPAARGDSARSDQPRSDPRVAAARYRAEGERPPDDAPRDTRTAAEMRAWARTAIDLAVQRGEFDDLPLAGKPLPGLAGGTVDPDWWIRGLIEREGLTGLAPPALSLRTEHQQLDDVLDGLGTEAAVRSHLDDFNARIVEARRQLTGGPPVVTPTRDVDDELRRWRERREERRAARAAAVPPAPPTWRERRALRRELRRRRGDG